The Methylocella silvestris BL2 DNA segment CTCCCACACATATTGGAGCAAAAGCGCGCGCGCCTGCTCCGGCGTGACCGCAAGCCGGTACAGCCGCGTATCCTCATCCTGCGCCTTGCGCAAAAACAGATAGTCGCGCTCGTCGCCGGCGAGGAAGACGAGCTCATATCTTTTGAAGAAGCCTGCGATGGCCGAAAAGGCTTCGCCGCGCTCCGGCCGAATCTCGATCGAGAACAGCAAATGGCGGCCGTCCTTGAAGCCGACGCTCACCATCGAATGGGCGATGAGCGGGCCCATGAAATAGACGAGGTAGAAATCGGCCGAGGTAAGATCCGAGAGTTTGTAGCTGCGCTCCTCCCAGGTTTCGGTGAAATCATCCGGCGAACGCCAGCTGAAATTGCGCACATTTTGCATGGTCAGAACGTCGCCGCGCAGGACGCCGGTGACGCCATGGGCGACGGGCGGCGCGAAGTCGCGATCGTTTGTCGGGTGGATCGTGCCCCACCACAGGATCAGCGCAAGATAGGCCGCGCCATAGGCGATGAAGGCGTGCCGCGCGCGCCGCCAGAATGTCCCGGCGATGGTCAGCGCGGCCAAAAGATTAAATAGCGCGATAACGCCTAGCTTTGGCGCGGTCTCCAGGGGCAATTGAAACCAGAGCGCAAAACTGCCCCACAGCGCTGAAAACAGGACGATCAGGACGAACGCGCCGATGGCGAAACTTCGTGAGAGGCGCCGGATCATGCGGTCTTTCTTGGAGAGATTTGCGGGGCGGGGCGGCAAAGGCGCATGGCGCCCCTGCGGTAGAGAGGAGATAGCAGCCGCCGGCTGCCGGGGAAAGCCGGCTGGCGGCGGGCCGGCGAGGCCTTGGAAGCCTCCCGGCGTCAACGAAGCTCCAGCGCTTGTGCCGGGGCGCAATCTGGCCAATAACTCGGCCGCTTGATCAAGATCAATAATCCGTGCGGCGGCCGGCGCGCGCCGGCGTAATCAGACAGGATCGCGCTTGACCGAAATTTCAGACCTTCATCATGTCGTCGTCGTCGGCGCCGGATTTGGCGGGCTGCACTGCGTCAACAGCCTCGCGGGAGCGCCCGTCAGGATAACCGTCGTCGACCGGCGCAATCATCATCTGTTTCAGCCGCTGCTCTATCAGGTGGCGACCACCTCGCTCGCGACCTCCGAGATCGCCTGGCCGATCCGCCATGTTTTCGCCAAGCGCAAAGATGTCGAGGTCCTGCTCGCGGCGGTCAACGGCGTGGACGCCGAGTCCCGCAAAGTGCTGTTCGAGGATGGCGGTTCGGTCGCCTATGACACGCTGGTGCTGGCGACGGGCGCCCGCCACGCCTATTTCGGCCATGACGAATGGGAGCCCTATGCGCCGGGCCTCAAGACGCTGGAGGACGCCACCACGATCCGGCGCCGCATGCTGCTCGCCTTCGAGCGGGCGGAGCGCGAGACCGATCCCGACCGGCTGGCGGCGCTGCTGACCTTCGTCATCATCGGCGCCGGACCGACCGGAGTCGAACTCGCCGGCACCATCGCCGAACTCGCCCACGAAAATATCGTCGAGGATTTCCGTCATATCGACACGCGCAAGGCGCGGATCGTGCTGATCGAGGCCGGCCCGCGCATCCTGCCGGGCTTTACCGAAGACCTCTCGGCCTATGCGACCAGGGCGCTCGAAAAGCTTGGCGTCGAGGTCAAGGTTGGCGCGCCGGTGTCCGAATGTTCTGCCGACGGCGTCGTCTTCGGCGGCGTAAAGCTCCCGGCGCGGACGATCCTCTGGGCGGCGGGCGTGCAGGCTTCGCGCGCGGCGCAATGGCTCGGCGCCGCGGCCGACCGGGTCGGCAGGCTCCTCGTCGAGCCGGATCTCAGCGTGCCGGGACATCCGCAGATCTTCGCGATCGGCGACACCGTGTCGATCACGGGCCCCGACGGACAGCCGGTGCCGGGCATCGCGCCCGCCGCGAAGCAGGAAGGGACCTATGTCGCCTCCGTCATCAAGGCGCGCCTCGCCGGAAAACCCGCTCCGGCGCCCTTCCACTACAAACATGTCGGCAGCCTTGCGACCATCGGCAAGCGCGCGGCGATCGCCGATTTCGGCTGGCTGAAAGTGCGCGGCGCGCTCGCTTGGTGGCTATGGGGGTTCATACACATCTACTTCCTGATCGGCTTCCGCAACCGTCTCGGCGTCGCGCTGAGCTGGCTCTGGGCCTATTTGCTCGGCCATCGCAGCGCGCGGCTGATCACGCAAGGAAAGCAATGGGCCGGCGAGGAAAAGACCTGATGCCCTCGCGGCGCCGCGCCATTTAATGGCCGGTTAACTCAATCCCGACGCGTAATATTCATATTTTGCCTCCATCAAACGAGTTGCCGGGTTGAACAGCGCGGCAACTCAAAGTCAGGAGACAGGCCGCCGCGGGGACGGGCGGGCGTCGGAGATTTGATGCGTTTATCGAGACGAAAGATGGCAAGCCGCGTCCTGTTCGGCCCCCCTCTCGCAGCGGCGCTTGCGCTGGCGGCCGGGGCGTCGGCGCCGCAACCCGCCGCCGCTTTCGATTTCTTCGGGCTCTTTGGCTCGGACGAGCCGCCCGCGCCCACCCCCACGACGGCGCCTTACAAAGTCGAATTCGTCATCCGCGGCGATGACAGCGTCAAGCAATCGCTGCAGGACGCCTCCCATCTTTATAAATTGCGCCAGGATCCGCCGCCCGACGCCGCGGCGCTGGCGCAGCGGCTTGCCGCCGATTTCGCGCCCATGCTCGATGCGCTCTGGGCGTCCGGCTATTACAATGCGCGGATTTTCGCCCGCGTCGGCGATGTCGAACGCGAACTCAAGGGCGCGGATCCCGAGGCTTTCGCCAGAGCCGCAAGCGCTTTCGCCGGCCGCGCGGTCGCGCCCGTGACGATCACCGTCGAGACGGGCGAATTGTTCCGTCTGCGCGACGTCTCCGTCCTCGATTCAGCGACGCGCGCGCCTTTTCCGCCCGAAACCCTGCCGCTCTATGTCCTGAAGCTGAAACCCGGCGATCCGGCCAGAGCCGCTGATCTGCGCGCCGCCAACGCCAGGCTGATCGATTTTTTTCGCGGCAAATCCTACCCGCTGGTCAAGGCGCCGCTGCCGCAGCCGGTCGTCAACCATGCGACCTTGACGATGGATGTCGCCTTTACCGTCGATCCGGGGCCGCAGGCGGGGTTCGGCGCGGTGTCGATCAGCGGCCCGCAGGGCTTTGATCCGTCGATCGTGCGGTCTTTCACCTATCTGCGCGAGGGCCAGCCCTATACGCCGAAGGCGCTCGCCGAGACGCGCAGATCGATCAGTTCGATCGCCGCCGTCGGTTCGGTCCGTATCCGCGAGGGCGACAAGCTCGACGCCAACGGCAATCTGCCGATCTTCATCGAGGTCGGCGACCGCCCAAATAATCTCGTCGGCTTCACCGCCGGCTATTCCACCGTCGATGGTCCGACCGGCAGCCTCTATTATGAGAACCGCAATCTGTTCGGCGGCGCCGAAAGCCTCCGTCTTGAGGGCGATGTTTTCTATGCGCCGCCGATCTATGGCGTCGCCTCGAACAGCTTCAACAGTTTCAGCGGCCCGCAGAATTTCGACAGTTCCGGCATTGGCGGCAGAGTCTCGGCGAGTTTCGTCAAGCCGGCCCTGGCCGGTTCGCGGGTCGATCTGCTGCTCGGCGCCGCCGCGGAAAGCAATCGCTCCGGCGGCGGCAGTTTCGGCGGCTACGCCTGGCAGGACGCCGGCGGCACGGCGGCTCTGCGCTATCGCATCGACGAGACGCTGTCCCTGCAGGCCGGGCTCAAATTCGAGAAAGGCGAGGCGACCGACGCGCTTGGGACCGTGAATTA contains these protein-coding regions:
- a CDS encoding DUF4105 domain-containing protein produces the protein MIRRLSRSFAIGAFVLIVLFSALWGSFALWFQLPLETAPKLGVIALFNLLAALTIAGTFWRRARHAFIAYGAAYLALILWWGTIHPTNDRDFAPPVAHGVTGVLRGDVLTMQNVRNFSWRSPDDFTETWEERSYKLSDLTSADFYLVYFMGPLIAHSMVSVGFKDGRHLLFSIEIRPERGEAFSAIAGFFKRYELVFLAGDERDYLFLRKAQDEDTRLYRLAVTPEQARALLLQYVWEANRLELHPQFYNTLTANCTTTIFVLIRSIFPQFPLDWRVLLNGFLPSFAFQHGLVDTRIPLDELIRRAAVSDRIKMGLSEVAFGQRLRENVPDPNAPARP
- a CDS encoding NAD(P)/FAD-dependent oxidoreductase, with amino-acid sequence MTEISDLHHVVVVGAGFGGLHCVNSLAGAPVRITVVDRRNHHLFQPLLYQVATTSLATSEIAWPIRHVFAKRKDVEVLLAAVNGVDAESRKVLFEDGGSVAYDTLVLATGARHAYFGHDEWEPYAPGLKTLEDATTIRRRMLLAFERAERETDPDRLAALLTFVIIGAGPTGVELAGTIAELAHENIVEDFRHIDTRKARIVLIEAGPRILPGFTEDLSAYATRALEKLGVEVKVGAPVSECSADGVVFGGVKLPARTILWAAGVQASRAAQWLGAAADRVGRLLVEPDLSVPGHPQIFAIGDTVSITGPDGQPVPGIAPAAKQEGTYVASVIKARLAGKPAPAPFHYKHVGSLATIGKRAAIADFGWLKVRGALAWWLWGFIHIYFLIGFRNRLGVALSWLWAYLLGHRSARLITQGKQWAGEEKT
- a CDS encoding autotransporter assembly complex protein TamA; translation: MASRVLFGPPLAAALALAAGASAPQPAAAFDFFGLFGSDEPPAPTPTTAPYKVEFVIRGDDSVKQSLQDASHLYKLRQDPPPDAAALAQRLAADFAPMLDALWASGYYNARIFARVGDVERELKGADPEAFARAASAFAGRAVAPVTITVETGELFRLRDVSVLDSATRAPFPPETLPLYVLKLKPGDPARAADLRAANARLIDFFRGKSYPLVKAPLPQPVVNHATLTMDVAFTVDPGPQAGFGAVSISGPQGFDPSIVRSFTYLREGQPYTPKALAETRRSISSIAAVGSVRIREGDKLDANGNLPIFIEVGDRPNNLVGFTAGYSTVDGPTGSLYYENRNLFGGAESLRLEGDVFYAPPIYGVASNSFNSFSGPQNFDSSGIGGRVSASFVKPALAGSRVDLLLGAAAESNRSGGGSFGGYAWQDAGGTAALRYRIDETLSLQAGLKFEKGEATDALGTVNYTFLGIPLTLKYDGTDNLLNPSNGFRVAATVTPYPNVFGNAGFTKASVTGSAYYAIDEDANYILAARAGIGSIFGNDGGLAAIPANYRFYAGGLATVRGYRYQTIGPQTPLGYTVGGLSAFNAGVEARIKVWDNIGVAPFFDAGGAYCDSIPHGGCGDTRFSAGLGLIYYTPIGPIRVDVAKPLDPRPGDYPVVFYVSIGQPF